One genomic window of Hemitrygon akajei chromosome 1, sHemAka1.3, whole genome shotgun sequence includes the following:
- the csrnp1b gene encoding cysteine/serine-rich nuclear protein 1b, whose translation MSGLLKRKFEEVEGDPCYSSSSPSSTSNSPSSSSSSTTSCSLSSWDSDDDSCCGETWASRHTSTPFTPMPILKKAKRTRKNHVQFDRVVVFYFARCQGFTSVPSQGGCTLGMANKHSSCRQYTLAEFAKEQEHVRTEKIKELLKEQKLNSLKLQLTKNGTTDSEEADRLTVDDISDDDIDVGEVELDSSFFPQPYPAKKRHSMLKAAGVKKIDREEKRELNAIRMSREDCGCDCKGFCEPEACSCSLAGIKCQMDRMSFPCGCTKDGCGNTMGRIEFNSARVQTHFIHTIMKLDLETRQVDSVNKNGELETPLLENSQRCGYSADKNVFQDRSASVTPAFQYSEESDDSEENSCSSDMTDSSSSSYSEEADEGADDHFLDNGPQSRQTAGIDDDGLARILHFNDSDNECGNDTDNREGFPYFSPSDFFCEAGDQHSGMGSSKFNAEFYTNHLSSLDENANQEGSFPLGDTAPMQSNNQACPSSHCPEQNSKSYTDLSLSTDSFEFFQSFSEFNYGSFHNSQKDYESIDNCPTLQFQFPGFPSFSQATDSGSCFLESLIGLSEPITADSFPEPPTPFPDSQHLEEAIKTSIMETVKV comes from the exons ATGAGTGGACTTCTGAAACGAAAGTTTGAAGAAGTGGAGGGTGATCCTTGTTACTCCTCATCATCTCCTTCATCAACCTCCAACTCCCCgtcttcttcatcttcctccacAACTTCTTGCTCTTTGTCCTCCTGGGACTCTGACGATGACAGCTGTTGTGGTGAAACGTGGGCCTCTAGACATACATCAACACCTTTTACCC CTATGCCCATCCTGAAGAAAGCTAAACGCACCAGAAAGAACCATGTCCAGTTTGACCGTGTCGTTGTGTTCTATTTTGCACGATGTCAGGGGTTCACCAGTGTTCCAAGCCAAGGTGGCTGCACCCTGGGCATGGCCAACAAGCACAGCTCGTGCCGGCAGTACACACTGGCAGAGTTTGCCAAAGAACAGGAGCATGTTCGCACCGAGAAAATCAAGGAACTCTTGAAAGAACAGAAGCTGAATTCACTAAAGCTACAG TTGACTAAGAATGGTACCACTGACTCTGAAGAGGCTGATCGGCTCACTGTTGATGACATTTCGGATGATGATATCGATGTTGGCGAGGTGGAGCTAGACAGCAGCTTCTTTCCACAGCCGTACCCAGCCAAGAAACGACATTCAATGCTAAAAGCAGCTGGAGTAAAGAAGATTGACCGTGAGGAAAAGCGGGAGCTGAATGCAATCAGGATGTCACGTGAGGACTGTGGTTGTGACTGCAAGGGTTTCTGTGAGCCAGAGGCTTGCAGCTGTAGCCTGGCTGGAATTAAGTGCCAA ATGGATCGTATGTCCTTTCCCTGTGGATGTACGAAGGATGGTTGTGGTAACACCATGGGTAGGATAGAGTTCAACTCTGCTAGAGTACAGACACACTTCATCCATACCATCATGAAGCTGGACTTGGAGACGCGGCAAGTAGACAGTGTGAATAAGAACGGAGAGTTGGAGACGCCACTCCTGGAGAATTCACAGCGTTGTGGTTACTCAGCAGACAAGAACGTGTTTCAAGACAGAAGTGCCTCTGTAACACCGGCCTTtcagtacagtgaggagtctgacgACAGCGAGGAAAACAGCTGTAGCAGTGACATGACAGACTCCTCTTCATCGAGTTACAGTGAGGAGGCAGATGAGGGAGCTGATGACCACTTCTTGGATAATGGACCGCAGTCTCGTCAGACTGCGGGCATAGATGATGATGGCCTAGCTCGGATACTTCACTTTAATGATTCTGACAATGAGTGCGGTAATGATACCGACAATCGGGAGGGATTTCCTTACTTCAGCCCCTCGGACTTTTTCTGCGAGGCTGGTGATCAACACAGTGGCATGGGAAGCTCGAAGTTCAATGCTGAGTTTTACACTAATCACTTGTCCAGTTTGGATGAGAATGCCAATCAAGAGGGGAGTTTCCCCTTGGGTGATACAGCTCCAATGCAAAGCAACAACCAAGCATGTCCTTCTTCTCACTGCCCAGAACAGAACTCAAAAAGCTATACTGACCTCAGCTTATCGACTGACTCTTTTGAGTTTTTCCAGTCGTTCTCAGAATTCAACTACGGATCATTTCACAACTCTCAGAAAGACTATGAAAGTATAGATAATTGTCCAACACTCCAATTTCAGTTTCCTGGGTTTCCTAGTTTCTCTCAAGCTACTGACTCTGGTAGCTGTTTCCTAGAGTCTCTCATTGGTTTATCGGAGCCAATCACAGCAGACTCATTCCCAGAGCCTCCCACCCCTTTCCCTGACAGTCAACACCTTGAAGAAGCCATCAAAACCTCCATCATGGAAACTGTGAAGGTTTGA